In the genome of Neovison vison isolate M4711 chromosome 3, ASM_NN_V1, whole genome shotgun sequence, one region contains:
- the LOC122902161 gene encoding PRELI domain containing protein 3B-like: MKIWTSEHVFDHPWETVTTAAMQKYPNPMNPSVVGVDVLDRHVDPSGKLHSHRLLSTEWGLPSIVKSLISAARTKTYVQEHSVADPVEKTMELKSTNISFTNMVSVDERLIYQPHPQDPEKTVLTQEAIITVKGVSLSSYLEGLMASTISSNANKGREAMEWVIHKLNAEIEELTASARRSIRTPMAAAAFVEK; this comes from the coding sequence ATGAAGATCTGGACTTCAGAGCACGTCTTTGACCACCCGTGGGAAACCGTTACGACAGCCGCCATGCAGAAATACCCAAACCCTATGAACCCGAGCGTGGTTGGGGTTGATGTGCTGGACAGACACGTGGATCCCTCTGGAAAGCTGCATAGCCATAGACTTCTCAGCACAGAGTGGGGACTGCCTTCCATTGTGAAATCTCTCATTAGTGCTGCAAGAACTAAAACATACGTGCAAGAACATTCTGTAGCTGATCCTGTAGAGAAGACAATGGAACTTAAATCTACTAAcatttcatttacaaatatgGTTTCAGTAGATGAGAGACTTATATACCAACCACATCCTCAGGACCCAGAAAAAACTGTTTTGACTCAAGAAGCCATAATCACTGTGAAAGGAGTCAGTCTCAGCAGTTACCTTGAAGGACTCATGGCAAGTACAATATCTTCAAATGCTAATAAAGGCCGAGAAGCAATGGAATGGGTAATACATAAATTAAATGCTGAGATTGAAGAATTGACGGCTTCGGCGAGGAGGAGCATAAGGACACCGATGGCAGCAGCGGCATTTGTAGAGAAATGA